From Candidatus Leptovillus gracilis, the proteins below share one genomic window:
- a CDS encoding GNAT family N-acetyltransferase, whose product MNTNPSPQPHVRSVHPDDIPALHAIMSHPRVAANGLHLYTTEYSHTQESFQTAKAGLHRVVSVLDGQVVAYGLLRQNQRLRLRHTGEPGIYVHPDYWGQGVGTHLFGVLLDLAENWLNLWRLELQTFVDNAAMNHMARKFGFEQEGIKRQAGFGNGRYHDICLYARLKPPYPPQSATAPLARPTPRNASGATGVIIRPAHPDDVAGANALWRDPLVARTTLQIPSQEIWATRQRIGEAPPPGLHRLVAEDNGRVIGMTTIFQDQNPRLIHSAGLGMAVSPDYWGLGIGSRLMTAILDIADNWLDLRRVELDVNVDNPIAVRLYQKFGFAIEGTRRYHSFGDGRWADSHFMGRLKE is encoded by the coding sequence ATGAATACAAACCCCTCCCCCCAACCTCACGTTCGTTCCGTTCACCCAGATGATATTCCGGCGCTGCACGCCATCATGAGCCATCCGCGGGTGGCGGCGAACGGGCTGCATCTTTACACGACCGAATACAGCCATACACAAGAATCGTTTCAGACAGCGAAGGCCGGCCTGCACCGGGTGGTGAGCGTGTTAGACGGGCAGGTAGTGGCGTATGGTTTGCTGCGCCAAAATCAGCGCCTGCGGCTGCGCCACACCGGCGAACCGGGCATTTATGTGCATCCCGATTATTGGGGACAAGGCGTGGGCACGCACCTGTTTGGCGTGCTGCTGGACCTGGCCGAGAATTGGCTCAATCTCTGGCGGCTGGAACTGCAAACCTTTGTGGACAATGCCGCCATGAACCATATGGCCCGAAAATTTGGCTTTGAACAGGAGGGGATTAAGCGGCAGGCGGGGTTTGGCAACGGCCGTTACCACGACATATGCCTCTATGCCCGCCTGAAACCACCTTACCCGCCGCAGTCGGCGACAGCGCCCCTTGCCCGACCAACCCCGCGAAACGCCAGTGGAGCGACAGGCGTGATCATCCGCCCCGCACACCCCGACGACGTGGCCGGGGCCAACGCCCTGTGGCGCGATCCGCTGGTAGCCCGAACGACGTTACAGATTCCGAGCCAGGAAATTTGGGCCACCCGCCAGCGGATTGGCGAAGCGCCGCCGCCTGGTCTACATCGGTTGGTCGCCGAAGATAACGGCCGTGTCATCGGCATGACGACAATCTTCCAAGACCAAAACCCGCGCCTGATTCACAGCGCCGGTCTGGGCATGGCTGTCAGCCCTGATTATTGGGGCCTGGGCATCGGCAGCCGCCTGATGACCGCCATTTTGGACATCGCCGACAACTGGCTGGATTTGCGGCGCGTGGAATTGGACGTTAATGTAGACAATCCCATCGCCGTCCGCCTCTACCAGAAATTCGGCTTTGCAATCGAAGGCACTCGCCGCTACCACAGCTTCGGCGACGGCCGTTGGGCAGACAGCCACTTTATGGGCAGACTGAAGGAATAA
- a CDS encoding alpha/beta hydrolase encodes MIQTQQHKIMLPDGATLAYVDIGAGRPLLLMHGFTGTARAHLGWLIDTLQTHTRVIAPDLRGYGASQPPPRDFPPDFYQRDADDMAALLRHVNCGPVVVMGFSDGAESAILLAATYPELVAGVVAWGVSGVISQAMLNAVKARVPVPAKPHWGQWQQQIAARHGAAQVEPMICGWNEAAAAIFARGGNICLAEAAQVRCPVLLLNGDGEVGNTLDDVTRLVARLGSGRLEIIPHSGHPIHDDQPDLFIAQVKAFLGV; translated from the coding sequence ATGATTCAAACACAGCAGCACAAGATCATGTTGCCAGACGGGGCGACACTGGCGTATGTGGATATAGGCGCGGGACGGCCGTTACTCCTCATGCACGGCTTCACCGGTACCGCCCGCGCCCATTTAGGCTGGCTGATAGACACGCTGCAAACCCACACCCGGGTCATCGCCCCCGATTTGCGCGGCTATGGCGCCAGCCAGCCGCCCCCGCGCGACTTCCCGCCCGACTTTTACCAGCGCGACGCCGACGACATGGCCGCCCTGCTGCGCCATGTTAACTGCGGCCCGGTCGTGGTAATGGGCTTCAGCGATGGGGCGGAAAGCGCCATCCTGCTGGCCGCCACATACCCGGAACTGGTGGCCGGAGTTGTCGCCTGGGGCGTGTCCGGCGTCATCTCCCAAGCCATGCTAAACGCCGTGAAAGCGCGCGTGCCCGTGCCGGCTAAACCCCATTGGGGCCAGTGGCAGCAGCAAATTGCCGCCCGCCACGGCGCGGCGCAGGTGGAGCCGATGATTTGCGGCTGGAATGAAGCGGCGGCGGCCATTTTTGCGCGCGGTGGCAACATTTGCCTGGCCGAAGCGGCGCAGGTGCGCTGCCCGGTCCTGCTGCTGAACGGCGATGGCGAAGTGGGTAATACCCTGGACGATGTGACGCGGTTGGTGGCAAGATTGGGCAGCGGCCGTTTAGAAATCATCCCCCACAGCGGCCACCCCATCCACGACGACCAGCCAGACCTGTTCATCGCCCAGGTGAAAGCATTTCTTGGAGTGTAG
- a CDS encoding TetR/AcrR family transcriptional regulator yields MTENTSSSRDPESTRERILDAALNIFAHKGYHDTRLDEIVEESHTSKGSIYFHFPNKERLFLALVDQFADLLERRVTEAIEPEAKGIARVRLALATTLDTFGKYRRPAKVLLVQAVGLGAPFENKRNEVNDRFAHLIETYLQEAIEVGDIPPVDTEVVAYAWMGAIYGIVIRWVYTGEPTPDRIMSTLLPVLLRSVGFENYEAFDKWQLARGKRPTMRGRGMTRLVNRQPPIGNRWRRSAWSLTACPFQGCR; encoded by the coding sequence ATGACCGAAAATACTTCCTCTTCCCGTGATCCGGAAAGCACTCGCGAACGCATTTTAGACGCGGCGCTGAACATTTTTGCCCATAAGGGCTACCACGACACCCGCCTGGACGAGATTGTCGAAGAGTCGCATACCTCCAAAGGCTCCATTTACTTCCACTTCCCCAACAAGGAGCGCCTCTTCCTGGCCCTGGTAGACCAGTTTGCCGATTTGTTAGAGCGGCGCGTCACTGAGGCTATCGAGCCAGAGGCGAAGGGCATTGCCCGCGTGCGGTTGGCGCTGGCAACCACCCTGGACACGTTCGGCAAGTATCGGCGGCCGGCCAAAGTGCTGCTGGTGCAGGCCGTTGGCCTGGGCGCGCCCTTCGAGAACAAGCGCAACGAGGTCAACGACCGCTTCGCCCACCTGATCGAAACCTACCTGCAAGAAGCCATCGAAGTCGGCGACATCCCGCCGGTGGACACCGAGGTCGTGGCCTATGCCTGGATGGGCGCAATTTATGGCATTGTGATTCGCTGGGTCTACACCGGCGAACCAACGCCCGACCGTATTATGTCTACTTTGCTGCCGGTGCTGCTGCGCAGCGTGGGGTTTGAAAATTATGAAGCGTTTGATAAGTGGCAATTAGCGCGCGGCAAGCGGCCAACAATGCGTGGCAGGGGGATGACGCGGTTGGTGAATCGCCAACCACCAATCGGCAATCGCTGGAGGCGCAGCGCCTGGTCTCTTACAGCCTGCCCGTTTCAGGGCTGTCGGTGA